A single region of the Chryseobacterium sp. 6424 genome encodes:
- a CDS encoding phosphatase PAP2 family protein encodes MKFKWGKMNANMWGMVIFSAVFALVYKFSLWYAAQLGEVRSFVFGFERDIPFLPWTIIPYLSSGVFFCVVFLLIKSPEALRVFLKRVLLMTVLAGIGFILMPLQFSQPKPQVSHTILGALFWLLDGVDDPYNQSPSLHVAFAFAFWTVFRELKSPWRHIAAVWLMMVALSTLTTYQHHLIDVFTGSILAHVVFLIIPSQPRTFAYRNLHIANFYFLAAWLVLLASFLMAEYFGTGWFNGCWLAVALFITGFLCQKYRIGQLRREVIRISVFRRFL; translated from the coding sequence ATGAAGTTTAAATGGGGCAAAATGAATGCAAATATGTGGGGGATGGTAATTTTCTCGGCCGTGTTTGCGCTGGTATATAAATTTTCGCTGTGGTATGCGGCGCAACTTGGGGAGGTGCGCTCTTTTGTATTCGGGTTTGAAAGGGATATCCCGTTCTTGCCATGGACCATCATCCCGTATCTTTCGAGTGGGGTGTTCTTCTGTGTGGTATTTCTGCTTATTAAGTCACCCGAAGCATTAAGGGTGTTTCTTAAAAGGGTATTACTGATGACGGTGCTGGCTGGGATAGGTTTTATTTTGATGCCATTGCAGTTCTCGCAACCAAAGCCACAGGTCTCACACACTATTTTAGGTGCGCTGTTTTGGTTATTGGATGGGGTAGATGATCCTTATAACCAGTCGCCCTCGCTGCATGTGGCGTTCGCCTTCGCCTTCTGGACGGTCTTTCGTGAGCTGAAGTCTCCCTGGCGGCACATTGCCGCGGTTTGGTTAATGATGGTGGCTTTATCAACTTTAACAACGTATCAGCATCACCTGATCGATGTGTTTACCGGTAGCATCTTGGCGCATGTGGTATTTTTAATCATCCCATCACAACCGCGCACTTTTGCCTACCGAAACTTGCATATAGCCAATTTTTATTTTTTGGCTGCGTGGCTGGTGCTGCTCGCTTCATTCCTCATGGCGGAATATTTCGGTACTGGATGGTTTAATGGTTGCTGGCTTGCAGTGGCATTGTTTATTACAGGTTTCCTTTGCCAGAAATACAGGATAGGGCAATTGCGGCGCGAGGTCATCCGAATTTCGGTTTTCAGAAGGTTTTTATGA
- a CDS encoding DUF6702 family protein encodes MKRISTVLLTFLLCTFFLAAKPASAFHPYHVGSVEFRYSEATKTFQISGKFFLDDLENALKRSFGQTVHFHEAKYRQQINNYLSRYCEQHLRLKADNKALKVNYIGYEEDSESVNIYLESEILPMPQKVETAVSLLYNLFDDQMNIIHIVVGGKRHSSRLMYPDRYLYQNF; translated from the coding sequence ATGAAAAGAATATCCACCGTTTTACTTACCTTCCTGCTCTGCACTTTTTTTCTTGCGGCAAAACCTGCCTCAGCGTTTCATCCCTATCACGTAGGTTCTGTCGAATTCAGATACAGTGAGGCTACCAAAACATTTCAGATCAGTGGCAAATTCTTTCTGGATGATTTAGAGAACGCGCTGAAACGCAGTTTCGGACAAACCGTACATTTTCATGAGGCGAAATACCGCCAGCAAATCAACAACTACCTGAGCCGCTACTGCGAGCAACACCTGAGGCTAAAAGCAGACAATAAAGCACTGAAGGTCAATTACATCGGCTATGAGGAAGACAGCGAGTCCGTGAACATTTATCTGGAATCCGAAATCCTTCCTATGCCCCAAAAAGTAGAAACCGCGGTAAGCCTGCTATACAACCTGTTCGATGACCAAATGAACATCATCCACATCGTGGTAGGCGGGAAAAGACACAGCAGCCGCCTAATGTACCCGGACCGTTATCTTTACCAAAATTTTTAA
- the groES gene encoding co-chaperone GroES codes for MSVNFKPLADRVLVEPIAAETTTASGIIIPDTAKEKPQEGTVVAVGPGKKDEPTTVKVGDKVLYGKYSGSELKLDGKDYLIVKESDLLGIIG; via the coding sequence ATGTCAGTAAACTTCAAACCGTTGGCAGACCGTGTGCTCGTAGAGCCAATCGCTGCTGAAACTACTACCGCATCAGGAATCATCATCCCGGACACCGCGAAAGAAAAACCACAGGAAGGCACTGTAGTAGCCGTAGGTCCCGGTAAAAAAGACGAACCTACCACGGTGAAAGTAGGCGACAAAGTGCTTTACGGAAAATATTCAGGCTCAGAGCTTAAACTCGATGGTAAAGATTATCTAATCGTAAAGGAATCTGATCTTTTGGGAATTATTGGGTAG
- a CDS encoding HupE/UreJ family protein — protein MQDFIFYLKLGWEHIISSDALDHQLFVLVLVAVFTLKDWRRILWLVTAFTIGHSITLAMSVFDLIHVPGNWIEFLIPLTIFITASDNILMRNRPKSLMNMNYYLALFFGLIHGMGFANIARMTMAEEQHILVPLLGFNIGLELGQVVVVAAILVVHFILVRVFRLQQRDWVMFVSSGVFALSLQMALERIPT, from the coding sequence ATGCAGGATTTTATATTCTATCTGAAGTTGGGCTGGGAACACATTATTTCCTCCGACGCGCTTGATCATCAATTGTTTGTACTGGTGCTGGTGGCAGTTTTCACTTTGAAGGACTGGCGCAGGATTCTTTGGCTGGTCACCGCCTTTACCATCGGGCATTCCATTACGCTGGCGATGAGTGTGTTTGATCTCATACATGTACCCGGTAATTGGATAGAGTTTTTAATTCCGCTCACCATATTTATCACTGCGTCTGATAATATCCTGATGCGCAACCGTCCCAAAAGCCTCATGAACATGAATTACTACCTCGCGCTTTTTTTCGGACTTATCCATGGGATGGGATTTGCCAATATTGCGCGGATGACGATGGCCGAAGAGCAGCACATTCTGGTCCCGCTTTTAGGTTTTAATATAGGTCTCGAACTGGGGCAGGTCGTAGTGGTAGCCGCGATACTTGTGGTACATTTTATTTTGGTCAGGGTGTTCCGGCTTCAGCAGCGCGATTGGGTGATGTTTGTATCCTCAGGGGTGTTTGCACTGTCGCTACAGATGGCGCTGGAGCGGATTCCTACTTGA
- a CDS encoding transposase — translation MKTNTFPLEPEKFYHIYNRGVNGGALFFETRNYFYFLNLIQQKVLSVAKVYSYCLMENHFHMLVEIRAEKEIRTVFPHKQKDDVLAIVSHQFSNVFNSYAQAINKCYSRTGKLFELPFRRKEILSESQLLRTILYINKNPEKHNAINGYRHYPYSSVGIITGNKDIFIEKHTVLDFFGGMDGFIKTIENYSVK, via the coding sequence ATGAAAACAAATACATTTCCTCTGGAGCCAGAAAAGTTTTATCATATTTACAACAGAGGTGTTAATGGCGGTGCGCTTTTCTTTGAGACACGCAATTATTTCTACTTTTTAAATCTTATTCAGCAGAAGGTACTGTCTGTTGCGAAGGTGTACAGTTACTGTTTAATGGAAAATCATTTTCATATGTTAGTTGAGATTCGTGCTGAAAAAGAAATCAGGACAGTTTTTCCGCATAAGCAAAAGGATGATGTTTTGGCGATTGTCAGTCATCAATTCTCAAATGTTTTCAACAGTTATGCTCAGGCAATCAATAAATGTTATTCGAGAACAGGAAAGCTTTTTGAACTTCCTTTTCGGCGAAAAGAAATTTTATCTGAGTCCCAGCTTCTAAGAACGATCCTGTATATAAATAAAAATCCCGAAAAGCATAATGCGATTAATGGTTACCGACATTACCCTTATTCATCGGTAGGAATTATTACAGGGAATAAAGATATATTCATAGAAAAACATACCGTGCTAGACTTCTTTGGGGGAATGGATGGGTTTATTAAAACGATAGAAAATTATTCGGTAAAATGA
- the radA gene encoding DNA repair protein RadA, whose translation MAKLRTAYFCQACGTQYSQWHGQCKNCGQWNTLVEEIIDKAPEKSISGKPKQHLINIIEVETHEEPRITTPSEELNRVLGGGIVLGSVTLIGGEPGIGKSTLLLQLALKMKKKILYVSGEESASQIKMRADRLTELQNPNCFLFTETSVEKILHEAKKLKPDFMIIDSIQTLQSQLIESSPGTVSQIRECSNEIITYAKSTNTPVFLVGHITKDGQIAGPKVLEHMVDVVLNFDGDRNHLFRLLRANKNRFGSTSEIGIYEMVSQGLKEIKNPSQILITKKFEELSGNSIAVTLEGNRPMLLEIQALVSSAVYGTPQRSSTGFDSKRLNMLLAVLEKRAGFQLGAKDVFLNITGGIKTDDPALDLAVVASVLSSNEDLAISEHYCFAGEIGLSGEIRPVSQIEQRISEAEKLGYEKIFVSNLNKIPKKNFGIKITEVSKIEDFHEQLF comes from the coding sequence ATGGCAAAACTGAGAACAGCATATTTCTGCCAAGCCTGCGGAACCCAGTATTCGCAGTGGCACGGGCAATGTAAAAACTGTGGGCAATGGAACACCCTGGTAGAAGAAATCATTGATAAGGCTCCGGAAAAAAGTATTTCTGGTAAGCCCAAACAGCACCTCATCAACATCATCGAAGTGGAAACCCATGAAGAACCGAGGATTACCACTCCTTCCGAGGAACTCAACCGCGTGCTTGGTGGGGGGATTGTGCTCGGCTCTGTCACGCTGATCGGTGGTGAGCCTGGCATTGGCAAATCTACCTTGCTGCTGCAGCTCGCGCTGAAGATGAAAAAGAAAATCCTCTACGTATCAGGGGAAGAAAGTGCTTCACAGATTAAGATGCGCGCAGACCGTTTAACCGAATTACAAAACCCCAACTGCTTTCTGTTTACCGAGACTTCTGTAGAAAAGATACTGCATGAAGCGAAAAAACTAAAGCCCGATTTTATGATTATTGATTCGATACAGACGCTGCAAAGCCAACTGATCGAAAGTTCTCCCGGTACCGTATCACAGATCCGCGAATGTTCGAATGAAATCATCACTTACGCCAAAAGCACAAATACACCCGTGTTCTTAGTCGGGCACATCACCAAGGATGGGCAGATTGCCGGCCCGAAGGTACTAGAGCATATGGTGGACGTAGTGCTGAATTTTGATGGCGACCGCAACCACCTCTTCCGCCTCTTACGCGCCAATAAAAACCGTTTCGGTTCCACCTCAGAGATTGGGATTTATGAAATGGTGTCCCAGGGACTTAAAGAAATTAAAAACCCATCGCAAATCCTTATCACCAAGAAGTTTGAGGAGCTTTCTGGTAATTCAATAGCAGTAACGCTGGAGGGTAACCGACCAATGCTGCTCGAAATCCAGGCGCTCGTAAGTTCGGCCGTGTATGGTACGCCGCAGAGAAGTTCTACCGGCTTTGATTCTAAAAGGCTAAATATGCTGCTGGCCGTACTTGAAAAAAGGGCAGGTTTCCAGTTGGGTGCCAAAGATGTCTTCCTGAATATTACCGGCGGTATTAAAACCGATGATCCGGCGCTGGACCTTGCGGTGGTGGCCTCGGTACTTTCATCAAACGAGGATCTCGCCATTTCAGAACACTATTGTTTTGCCGGAGAAATAGGGCTTAGCGGGGAAATACGGCCAGTCTCACAGATCGAGCAGCGAATTTCTGAAGCTGAAAAACTGGGCTACGAGAAAATTTTTGTCTCGAACCTGAACAAAATACCAAAAAAGAACTTTGGGATAAAAATCACGGAAGTTAGCAAGATTGAGGATTTCCATGAACAGCTTTTTTAG
- a CDS encoding ACP phosphodiesterase has product MNFLAHSYLTFTDEQIVGQFLQDFIRNSERFSFPAAIGEGITLHRAIDTFTDAHEEVSEAKKIFSPLVRLYAGAFVDVAFDYFLARSIGDRQLYLHSQNVYRVLRKHQHIFPPDFLRMLHAMEKDNWLYQYKEESGIRFSFRNVLRKAKYLDENLAVFGVFLHNKPALEEHFNRFFPDLLQHVSQLNDSFRS; this is encoded by the coding sequence ATGAATTTCCTCGCACACTCATATCTCACCTTTACCGACGAGCAGATCGTAGGGCAGTTTCTGCAGGATTTTATCCGCAACAGCGAGCGGTTTTCATTTCCGGCTGCTATCGGAGAAGGCATTACGCTGCATCGTGCGATTGATACTTTTACGGATGCCCATGAAGAGGTGAGTGAGGCTAAAAAAATCTTCAGTCCGTTGGTGCGGTTATATGCCGGCGCATTTGTAGATGTCGCGTTTGATTATTTTCTGGCCCGTTCAATAGGTGATCGTCAGTTATACCTGCATTCGCAGAACGTCTATCGCGTGCTCCGGAAGCACCAGCACATTTTTCCGCCCGATTTTTTACGGATGCTTCATGCAATGGAGAAAGACAATTGGCTGTACCAGTATAAGGAGGAGTCGGGTATCCGGTTTTCGTTTCGTAATGTGCTCCGCAAGGCAAAATATCTCGATGAGAACCTAGCGGTGTTCGGGGTTTTTCTGCACAACAAACCAGCGCTTGAAGAACATTTCAACCGTTTCTTTCCGGATTTGTTACAGCATGTCAGCCAGTTGAACGATTCGTTTAGGTCTTAA
- a CDS encoding M1 family metallopeptidase, protein MNIKGLLLAILLPISLFAQNIQNNAVSNHGNKFEQLGTILPTPNVYRTASGAPGQAYWQNRADYEITAYLDEDKRNLRGSETVTYYNNSPDDLDYLWLQLDENQQSSVKNAGYEDRSVIPKQLTTDRLAVTQLPAADNGYGVTLRKVTDAAGKPLKYVVNKTMMRIDLPKVLKKGEKFIFKIDWDYNIPNRIEMGGRGGYEYFPEDGNDLYTITQWFPRMCVYSDFKGWQNNQFTGRGEFALAFGDYKVTMNVPADHIVASTGVGKNFEQVLTPAQLQRWKQAQTASEPLEIVTLEEAKKAEKNKSKQRKTWVFEAENVRDFAWTSSRKFVWDAMKVVIPENNNQVMAMSLYPKEAYHLYRKFSTKAVAHTIKTYSEFTIPYPYPVAQSVEAANGMEYPMICFNYGRTEKDGTYSEGIKNGMIGVIIHEVGHNFFPMIINSDERQWSWMDEGLNTFVEYLTEERWDNKFPSRRGPAHTIVDYMKLPKDQLEPIMTNSENIIHFGPNAYAKPATGLNILRETIMGRELFDEAFKTYSKRWAFRHPEPADFFRTMNDASGENLDWFWRGWFYGTDPVDISIDKVTVAKADLDAAPLPREISYTVDKPMLNDFEDVAKIRNRNDKNIEFYTDKDKATQDFYWRYSRGMEQVDTTKKHNVKIENLEKIPATDKAKLKNIHAYQLDFSNKGGMVMPIILEFTFEDGSKLHDKIAAQIWRKNENQVSKTYYFEKKLTSVQLDPMRETADIDTSNNFWGEIPEPATKFEVFKQKMQNGVRGASPGLLNPMQATGKKKL, encoded by the coding sequence ATGAATATAAAAGGTCTTCTTCTCGCCATCCTGTTGCCAATAAGTTTGTTTGCGCAGAACATCCAGAATAATGCGGTCAGCAATCATGGCAATAAGTTCGAGCAGTTGGGTACCATTCTGCCAACACCCAATGTGTACAGAACCGCTTCGGGCGCGCCTGGGCAGGCCTACTGGCAAAACCGAGCGGATTACGAGATTACCGCGTACCTGGATGAAGATAAAAGGAATCTCCGGGGCTCAGAGACGGTCACTTACTATAATAATTCGCCTGATGATTTAGATTATCTGTGGCTTCAGCTTGATGAAAATCAGCAGTCATCCGTTAAGAACGCTGGTTATGAAGACCGTTCGGTCATCCCGAAACAATTGACCACCGACCGGCTGGCTGTAACCCAACTTCCGGCCGCGGACAACGGATATGGAGTCACCCTCAGAAAAGTGACCGATGCGGCAGGTAAACCGCTGAAATACGTGGTAAATAAGACCATGATGCGCATTGATCTTCCTAAAGTGCTTAAGAAAGGCGAAAAATTCATCTTCAAAATCGATTGGGATTACAATATCCCGAACCGTATCGAGATGGGCGGACGTGGTGGTTACGAATACTTCCCGGAAGATGGTAATGACCTTTATACGATTACGCAATGGTTCCCGAGAATGTGCGTCTATAGCGACTTTAAAGGCTGGCAGAACAACCAGTTTACCGGCCGTGGAGAGTTTGCGCTGGCTTTCGGTGACTATAAAGTAACGATGAATGTGCCCGCCGATCACATCGTTGCCTCTACAGGGGTAGGCAAGAACTTCGAGCAGGTGCTTACACCAGCGCAGCTACAACGGTGGAAGCAAGCGCAGACCGCTTCCGAGCCGCTGGAAATCGTTACACTTGAAGAAGCTAAAAAAGCTGAAAAAAACAAATCAAAACAAAGGAAGACTTGGGTATTTGAGGCAGAGAATGTAAGGGATTTTGCCTGGACCTCGTCCCGAAAGTTCGTGTGGGACGCGATGAAAGTTGTAATCCCCGAAAACAACAACCAGGTGATGGCCATGAGTCTTTATCCCAAAGAAGCCTATCATCTTTACCGCAAATTTTCTACAAAAGCAGTCGCGCATACCATCAAAACCTATTCAGAGTTTACCATTCCGTATCCTTATCCGGTGGCACAGTCGGTAGAAGCCGCTAATGGGATGGAGTATCCGATGATTTGTTTTAATTATGGGCGTACCGAAAAAGACGGTACGTATTCCGAAGGTATTAAAAACGGCATGATTGGTGTGATCATCCATGAGGTGGGGCACAACTTCTTCCCAATGATCATCAATTCAGACGAAAGACAGTGGTCTTGGATGGATGAAGGTTTAAATACTTTTGTGGAATATCTAACCGAAGAGAGATGGGACAATAAATTCCCTTCCCGCCGCGGTCCGGCACATACCATCGTTGATTATATGAAGTTGCCTAAAGATCAGCTCGAACCGATCATGACGAATTCCGAAAACATCATCCACTTCGGCCCGAACGCTTATGCGAAGCCGGCTACGGGACTTAATATTCTTCGTGAAACCATTATGGGGCGCGAACTCTTTGATGAAGCCTTTAAAACATATTCAAAAAGGTGGGCTTTTCGCCACCCGGAACCTGCGGACTTCTTCAGGACAATGAATGATGCCAGCGGGGAAAACCTTGACTGGTTCTGGCGTGGTTGGTTTTACGGTACCGATCCTGTAGATATTTCTATTGACAAAGTAACGGTGGCCAAGGCTGATTTGGACGCGGCACCGCTCCCCAGAGAAATTAGCTACACCGTTGATAAACCAATGTTGAATGATTTTGAGGATGTGGCCAAAATAAGAAACCGCAACGATAAGAACATTGAATTTTATACAGACAAAGACAAAGCCACGCAGGATTTCTACTGGCGGTACAGCCGCGGTATGGAGCAGGTGGATACCACTAAAAAACACAATGTAAAAATAGAGAACCTTGAAAAGATACCGGCGACAGACAAGGCGAAACTGAAAAACATCCATGCGTATCAGCTTGATTTCAGCAATAAAGGCGGTATGGTGATGCCGATCATTCTGGAGTTCACGTTCGAGGATGGTAGCAAACTTCATGATAAAATTGCCGCACAGATCTGGCGTAAGAATGAGAACCAGGTGTCTAAAACGTATTATTTCGAAAAAAAGCTGACTTCCGTACAACTCGACCCGATGCGCGAAACAGCCGACATTGATACTTCAAACAATTTCTGGGGAGAAATCCCGGAGCCTGCAACCAAGTTTGAAGTCTTTAAACAGAAAATGCAGAATGGCGTGCGCGGAGCCTCACCAGGATTACTGAATCCGATGCAGGCGACAGGAAAGAAGAAGCTATAG
- the groL gene encoding chaperonin GroEL (60 kDa chaperone family; promotes refolding of misfolded polypeptides especially under stressful conditions; forms two stacked rings of heptamers to form a barrel-shaped 14mer; ends can be capped by GroES; misfolded proteins enter the barrel where they are refolded when GroES binds) has protein sequence MAKEIKFDIESRDALKRGVDALANAVKVTLGPKGRNVVIEKAFGAPHVTKDGVSVAKEIELEDRVENMGAQMVKEVASKTNDIAGDGTTTATVLAQAIVREGLKNVAAGANPLDLKRGIDKAVTVVVENLKAQSQEVGDASDKIKQVASISANNDETIGTLIAEAFGKVGKEGVITVEEAKGTDTTVDVVEGMQFDRGYQSPYFVTNPEKMIAELENPYILLVEKKISSMKELLPVLEPVAQAGKSLLIISEEVDGEALATLVVNKLRGSLKIAAVKAPGFGDRRKAMLEDIAILTGGQVISEERGFTMENATLEMLGTAEKIVIDKDNTTIVNGAGDEAQIKGRVSQIKAQMESTTSDYDREKLQERLAKLAGGVAVLYVGAASEVEMKEKKDRVDDALHATRAAVEEGIVPGGGVALVRSIAALTIEGANQDETTGIKIVKRAIEEPLRQIVANAGGEGSVIVAKVAEGQADFGFNAKNDEYVNMFEAGIIDPTKVVRVALENAASVAGMLLTTECVITEVKKDEPAMPMGGGGMPGMM, from the coding sequence ATGGCAAAAGAAATAAAATTCGACATCGAGTCCAGAGACGCCCTTAAAAGAGGGGTAGATGCACTGGCAAACGCAGTGAAAGTAACCTTAGGTCCTAAAGGCCGTAACGTAGTCATCGAAAAAGCATTCGGTGCGCCGCATGTCACCAAAGATGGTGTGTCCGTAGCGAAAGAAATCGAACTTGAGGACCGCGTAGAAAACATGGGTGCGCAGATGGTGAAGGAAGTAGCTTCCAAAACCAACGATATCGCCGGTGACGGTACCACCACCGCAACTGTATTGGCGCAGGCCATCGTACGCGAAGGTCTTAAAAACGTAGCCGCAGGCGCCAATCCACTCGACTTGAAAAGAGGGATCGACAAAGCCGTAACCGTAGTGGTGGAAAATCTGAAGGCACAGTCCCAGGAAGTGGGCGATGCTTCAGACAAAATCAAGCAGGTGGCTTCTATTTCCGCGAATAACGATGAAACCATCGGTACTTTGATCGCTGAGGCTTTCGGAAAAGTAGGCAAAGAAGGCGTTATCACCGTAGAAGAAGCGAAAGGTACTGACACTACCGTAGATGTGGTAGAAGGTATGCAGTTCGACAGAGGTTATCAGTCACCCTACTTTGTGACCAACCCTGAAAAAATGATCGCGGAACTTGAAAACCCGTACATCCTTTTAGTGGAGAAAAAAATCTCTTCAATGAAAGAGTTGCTACCGGTTCTTGAGCCAGTGGCGCAGGCAGGAAAATCCCTGCTCATCATCTCTGAAGAAGTAGATGGCGAAGCATTGGCTACTTTGGTAGTAAACAAACTCAGAGGTTCATTGAAGATTGCCGCTGTTAAAGCGCCAGGATTCGGTGATAGAAGAAAAGCTATGTTAGAAGACATCGCAATCCTTACAGGTGGTCAGGTAATCTCAGAAGAGCGTGGCTTCACGATGGAGAACGCTACTCTTGAAATGCTTGGTACCGCTGAGAAAATCGTGATCGATAAAGACAATACTACCATCGTAAACGGTGCGGGCGACGAAGCACAGATCAAAGGCCGTGTAAGCCAGATCAAAGCCCAGATGGAATCTACCACCTCAGATTACGACCGTGAAAAACTTCAGGAAAGATTGGCAAAATTAGCTGGTGGTGTTGCCGTGCTTTACGTAGGTGCCGCCTCGGAAGTTGAAATGAAAGAGAAAAAAGACCGTGTAGACGATGCATTGCACGCGACCAGAGCCGCCGTAGAAGAAGGCATCGTACCTGGTGGTGGTGTGGCATTGGTAAGATCTATCGCTGCGCTTACCATTGAAGGCGCAAACCAAGACGAGACTACCGGTATCAAGATCGTAAAAAGAGCCATCGAGGAGCCATTAAGACAAATCGTGGCCAACGCAGGTGGCGAAGGCTCCGTAATCGTAGCAAAAGTGGCTGAAGGCCAGGCAGATTTCGGATTCAACGCTAAAAACGATGAGTACGTGAACATGTTTGAAGCCGGGATTATCGACCCAACAAAAGTAGTACGTGTAGCGCTTGAAAACGCCGCGTCTGTTGCCGGGATGCTTCTTACCACCGAGTGTGTGATCACCGAGGTGAAAAAAGATGAGCCAGCCATGCCAATGGGTGGTGGCGGAATGCCGGGGATGATGTAA
- a CDS encoding YceI family protein — MKSLLTLFAVIFFGLVSAQTITGKTTKVMVDGTSPMHDWAMTSSSATFTGKIAGNAITNVKFTMPAKNLKSTKGKMMDNKAYEALKADKNPTITFTAASLNTGKSNVAGKLTIAGVTKDVSFPVTVTKNGASYQITGTEEVKLSDYGMARPGFMGVKTGDAIKITVNITAN, encoded by the coding sequence ATGAAATCCCTGTTAACCCTTTTTGCTGTAATTTTCTTCGGACTTGTCAGTGCACAAACCATTACAGGTAAAACCACTAAGGTGATGGTTGACGGCACTTCCCCAATGCACGACTGGGCCATGACTTCCTCTTCCGCCACATTCACCGGAAAAATAGCCGGGAATGCCATTACCAATGTAAAGTTTACGATGCCAGCGAAAAACCTTAAAAGTACCAAAGGCAAGATGATGGATAACAAAGCCTACGAGGCATTGAAAGCTGATAAAAACCCTACGATCACCTTTACAGCGGCCTCTCTAAATACCGGTAAATCGAACGTAGCCGGTAAACTTACCATCGCGGGCGTAACAAAGGATGTAAGCTTTCCGGTAACAGTAACTAAAAACGGGGCCTCTTACCAAATCACTGGTACCGAAGAGGTGAAACTCTCTGATTATGGGATGGCACGCCCAGGTTTTATGGGAGTAAAGACAGGTGACGCTATTAAGATAACTGTGAATATCACCGCCAACTAA